In Rhodococcus qingshengii JCM 15477, the sequence CGAGGCCGGGCCCATCCGCCCATTCGACGCCAGCGACCGCGTGATGCTGTTCGTGGTGAAGGTATACGACGAAGAGCATTCGGGGCACTTCGTCTTTCCCGTCGAAACCCTCGTCGAACACGACATCGTCTCGACGAACTTCTCCGGCGGTAAGCGCGCTGTCCGGGTCTATGCACCCTGGGTTACGCCGACCAGCGCGCAAGCAGTCAGAACTCAGCGCTGGCAGATCCGGCATTTCGGCGAGTTCCCTGATGTACTCAGCTCGACTGTGTTCAGCTCAACTGTGTTCAGCTCAACTGATACGTCGCGATGATGACGCCTGTTGTCGTGGGGACGCTGTCGGTGAGGGTGAACTGAGCGAGCGCAGCTCCGTCGGGGAACAATCTGCGCCCGGTTCCGAGAACCAGCGGATGTATCAGCAG encodes:
- a CDS encoding MepB family protein encodes the protein MASSVPMNADGFTWSTPIPESEGAEYDAHTLTVNGLPTVYRTAKTTPTKLGQFVTLWRRSEAGPIRPFDASDRVMLFVVKVYDEEHSGHFVFPVETLVEHDIVSTNFSGGKRAVRVYAPWVTPTSAQAVRTQRWQIRHFGEFPDVLSSTVFSSTVFSSTDTSR